In Pajaroellobacter abortibovis, the following are encoded in one genomic region:
- a CDS encoding glutaredoxin family protein — protein sequence MCSKKNADLEQANAHAGIQVEVKDSTEGLMLTWIDEKGAFHVEQKVQDVPFMGRDVVRVMDPRNMQDAYGNMVFIADLRSPRPDGTYSVHSMNRQEFEQIAQSRRDKNTFISPQVVIYGASWCEACHQAALYFRKKGIEPVEKNIEADEKAAQEMRAKLEKAGLHSSSIPVLEVRRVLFVGFNPEQVERILARGDHP from the coding sequence ATGTGTTCAAAAAAAAACGCTGATTTGGAGCAAGCGAATGCTCATGCTGGAATTCAGGTGGAGGTGAAGGACAGTACGGAAGGACTCATGCTGACCTGGATTGATGAAAAAGGGGCATTTCATGTAGAACAGAAAGTGCAAGACGTCCCTTTTATGGGACGGGATGTTGTTCGGGTGATGGATCCTCGCAATATGCAAGATGCCTATGGGAATATGGTTTTCATCGCGGATCTGCGCTCTCCTCGCCCTGATGGAACGTACTCAGTCCATAGCATGAATCGACAGGAGTTTGAGCAGATCGCTCAATCGAGAAGGGACAAAAACACCTTCATTTCTCCGCAGGTAGTTATTTATGGAGCCTCTTGGTGTGAAGCATGCCATCAGGCTGCACTCTACTTTCGTAAAAAAGGGATTGAGCCGGTCGAGAAAAACATTGAGGCGGATGAAAAGGCGGCGCAGGAGATGCGTGCCAAACTCGAAAAGGCTGGTTTGCACAGTAGTTCGATTCCTGTTCTCGAGGTTCGGAGGGTTCTGTTCGTTGGATTTAATCCAGAACAGGTGGAACGGATTCTCGCGCGTGGAGACCATCCCTAA
- a CDS encoding ATP-binding cassette domain-containing protein, translating into MQVEDVSFGYGPKLLFEKGSFLLNAGERATLVASNRVGKTTFLRLIAGELEPEEGVIVRKKKATVGYYRQSHQLSVEGNVLDALLSGFQPILGLCSQLNQLHQALESGGGQASLQRLAVLQNQYHLAQGDALEHRVAKIAHQLGFPPTVLQRPFWMR; encoded by the coding sequence TTGCAAGTAGAGGATGTATCGTTTGGGTACGGGCCGAAGCTTTTATTCGAAAAGGGTAGCTTTCTTCTCAATGCGGGCGAACGAGCTACGCTCGTTGCGAGTAATAGAGTGGGGAAGACGACTTTCTTGCGCTTGATAGCCGGTGAGTTGGAACCTGAAGAAGGGGTAATTGTTCGAAAGAAAAAAGCAACGGTTGGCTATTACAGACAGTCTCATCAGCTGTCTGTCGAAGGGAACGTGTTAGATGCATTGCTCTCTGGATTCCAGCCGATTCTTGGGCTATGTTCGCAATTGAATCAGCTCCATCAGGCGTTGGAGAGTGGTGGGGGACAAGCGAGTTTGCAGCGCTTGGCTGTGCTTCAAAACCAATATCACCTGGCTCAGGGGGATGCACTCGAACATCGGGTGGCCAAGATCGCTCATCAGCTCGGATTTCCTCCTACCGTGCTTCAACGTCCGTTTTGGATGCGGTGA
- a CDS encoding sigma-70 family RNA polymerase sigma factor — MARSKKPHQPTLNSLSKQDSSSLASEQQTTFARESERALPLLKVMESNELIPTHQVSVDHSDLNEQEILLAENHPSHLSLTPEEETVDEEKNDEFKLTPSKKTSAIEPLDPLTTYLRAIKRHPLLSAEETQQLATQWVKTGEPTIAARLITANLRLVIKIAYEYRRAYKNIMDLIQEGNIGLMQAVKRYDPYRGVKLSSYAAWWIRAYILRFILNNWRLVKLGTTQTQRKLFFNLRKTRSELMARGIDPTDAEVAKRLSVSENEVAEMDLRLAMSEKSLDVPVGNVEGRIISKIDTLISSEEGPETSLAEGEMQALLKEKFAEFRKTLGDREKELAIFDERLIADDPLTLQELGDRFHISRERVRQVEQRITKRLREYLRNELEDFAETG; from the coding sequence ATGGCAAGATCGAAAAAGCCCCACCAACCCACTTTAAACAGTCTATCCAAACAGGATTCCTCTTCTTTAGCCTCTGAGCAACAAACTACTTTTGCCAGGGAATCGGAGAGAGCTTTACCCCTTCTTAAAGTTATGGAATCGAATGAGTTGATTCCAACCCATCAGGTCTCTGTCGATCATTCCGACCTCAATGAACAGGAGATTCTCCTCGCAGAGAATCATCCCTCCCATTTATCGCTCACACCTGAAGAAGAAACAGTCGATGAGGAAAAGAACGATGAGTTTAAATTAACTCCTTCCAAGAAAACCAGCGCGATTGAGCCACTGGATCCACTGACCACATACCTCCGCGCAATTAAACGCCATCCGCTTCTCAGTGCAGAAGAAACGCAGCAGCTCGCCACTCAATGGGTTAAAACAGGAGAACCTACTATAGCAGCAAGGCTCATTACAGCCAATTTGCGCCTCGTGATCAAAATCGCTTACGAATACAGAAGAGCCTATAAGAACATAATGGATCTCATCCAAGAAGGGAACATTGGTCTTATGCAGGCTGTCAAACGCTATGATCCTTATCGAGGGGTCAAGCTATCTTCTTATGCGGCCTGGTGGATACGTGCGTATATCCTGCGCTTCATACTGAATAACTGGCGTCTTGTTAAACTCGGAACAACACAGACACAGAGAAAACTGTTTTTCAACCTTCGGAAAACAAGATCTGAACTTATGGCACGGGGGATCGACCCTACCGATGCAGAAGTTGCTAAACGATTGAGTGTCAGCGAAAACGAAGTTGCGGAGATGGATTTACGTCTAGCGATGAGTGAAAAATCTCTAGATGTCCCTGTAGGCAATGTAGAGGGACGCATCATCAGCAAAATCGATACCTTAATCAGCAGTGAAGAAGGACCTGAAACGTCTCTCGCTGAAGGAGAGATGCAGGCGCTCCTCAAAGAAAAGTTTGCAGAATTTCGAAAAACATTGGGGGACCGAGAAAAGGAATTGGCCATTTTTGATGAGCGTCTCATAGCGGATGACCCGCTTACCCTTCAAGAGCTAGGCGATCGCTTCCATATCTCCCGAGAGCGAGTACGCCAAGTGGAGCAGCGCATTACCAAACGTCTCCGAGAATACCTACGCAACGAATTAGAAGATTTCGCTGAAACAGGATAA
- a CDS encoding ATP-binding cassette domain-containing protein has product MLGKLEIVERPHNMWADAEWMTLQFAPAQRSGDIVLEAKKPCPHRGDRLLFQNLNLLIRRGDRLGIIGPNGSGKSIYCLF; this is encoded by the coding sequence ATGCTCGGAAAATTGGAGATTGTCGAGCGGCCTCACAATATGTGGGCTGATGCAGAATGGATGACCCTTCAATTTGCCCCTGCTCAGCGTTCGGGGGACATTGTACTCGAAGCTAAAAAGCCTTGCCCTCATCGTGGCGATCGACTTCTCTTCCAAAACCTCAACCTTCTCATCCGCCGCGGAGATCGTCTCGGTATCATTGGGCCAAATGGTTCAGGGAAATCAATTTATTGTCTCTTTTAG
- the rsmI gene encoding 16S rRNA (cytidine(1402)-2'-O)-methyltransferase, with protein sequence MSAATPGILFVVSTPIGNLEDITLRAIHTLRSCDHVVAEDTRRTLALLRHLNISGKPLHSLHAHSPPTHIELIVQLLEKGGQIALVTDAGTPLVSDPGDALISATLNAGFRVVPIPGPSAILSALVGSGLGGGRFRFFGFLPREGKNRCNTLLHIGNTSESIILFEAPTRIAKTLHDLSALTPNRLACIAREITKIHEEFLRGSLAELASLPREEWRGEITLVLGPHDLPYTMTSPCTSLDESKLQETIERALAEGETTKNVVNHLMAKSGGKSKRDLYAQVLQVKNRQK encoded by the coding sequence ATGTCCGCGGCAACCCCTGGAATTCTCTTTGTCGTGTCGACACCGATTGGGAATTTAGAAGACATCACATTACGAGCGATTCATACATTACGCTCCTGTGACCATGTGGTCGCTGAAGACACTCGCCGCACACTTGCTCTGCTGCGCCACCTCAATATCTCTGGGAAGCCGCTCCATTCATTGCACGCGCACTCCCCCCCCACCCATATTGAACTGATTGTACAACTGTTGGAAAAAGGAGGGCAGATAGCCCTTGTTACAGATGCAGGCACCCCTCTTGTTAGCGATCCAGGAGATGCTTTGATTTCTGCTACGCTCAATGCGGGGTTTCGTGTGGTCCCGATTCCAGGACCGAGCGCGATTCTATCCGCTCTCGTCGGGAGCGGGCTGGGGGGCGGAAGATTTCGATTTTTTGGATTCTTACCGCGAGAAGGAAAAAATCGATGCAACACTCTTCTTCACATAGGGAACACCTCTGAATCGATCATTCTCTTCGAAGCACCTACCCGCATCGCAAAAACACTACACGACCTGAGCGCTCTCACCCCAAATCGCCTCGCATGTATCGCAAGAGAGATCACCAAGATCCACGAGGAATTCCTTCGTGGGTCTCTGGCTGAACTTGCCTCTCTCCCTCGAGAAGAATGGCGAGGAGAGATCACACTGGTGCTAGGCCCCCATGATTTGCCTTACACCATGACCTCACCATGTACATCACTGGATGAATCCAAGCTCCAAGAAACGATTGAACGCGCTCTTGCGGAAGGAGAGACCACTAAAAATGTGGTTAATCACTTAATGGCTAAAAGTGGAGGAAAATCTAAGCGGGACCTCTATGCTCAGGTACTCCAAGTAAAAAACAGACAAAAATAA
- the alr gene encoding alanine racemase, with product MNNAYDAPVRIFCQRRATPHNAIRPTRAEVNLAALRHNLRVLKRLARETPVWGVVKADAYGHGAPAVARTLERMGIAGFCVALPEEAFELRNSGIQIPILVMGGCYGSVYADLLAYQLTPVIYDFRDVEGFARLVRAGFSGGPIDVHLKVDTGMGRLGVTMRDLRSFASRLTSYPQVRVYGVMSHFASADIPSSEMMVEQVARLEEATAILSSYGIQPVLRHIANSAALFRKCTPLDAVRPGIALFGIPPKAKAYETEWERIGFESWLDLKPVMRVRSEIVALREVEMGDSVSYGALWTAGRLSRIATVPMGYADGLSRRLSNRGYALVRGKRARMVGAVSMDMVMLDVTEHPGVSVGDEVVILGSQQGPLGKDHIEPAEIADQSGTIPWEVLTSISRRVPRFYREP from the coding sequence ATGAATAATGCTTATGATGCCCCCGTCCGTATTTTTTGCCAGCGCCGAGCGACTCCTCATAATGCGATAAGGCCGACTCGTGCGGAAGTCAATCTCGCTGCGTTGCGGCATAATTTGCGTGTGTTGAAGCGTCTTGCAAGGGAGACTCCTGTTTGGGGAGTTGTGAAGGCAGATGCCTATGGACACGGTGCTCCTGCTGTTGCCCGCACGTTGGAGCGTATGGGGATCGCCGGATTTTGTGTTGCTTTGCCTGAAGAGGCGTTTGAACTACGCAATAGTGGCATTCAGATCCCTATTTTGGTTATGGGGGGGTGCTATGGAAGCGTTTATGCAGATTTACTCGCGTATCAACTGACCCCTGTGATTTATGACTTCAGAGATGTCGAAGGATTTGCTCGGTTAGTTCGTGCGGGATTTTCTGGGGGGCCGATAGATGTGCACCTCAAAGTAGATACGGGGATGGGCCGGCTTGGTGTGACCATGCGGGACCTTCGAAGTTTTGCGAGTCGTCTTACCTCTTATCCCCAGGTGCGCGTGTATGGAGTGATGAGCCATTTTGCCTCTGCCGATATCCCTTCGTCGGAGATGATGGTGGAACAAGTTGCTCGCTTGGAAGAGGCGACTGCCATCCTATCTTCGTATGGGATCCAGCCCGTTCTTCGTCATATAGCGAACAGCGCTGCGCTTTTCCGCAAATGCACGCCATTGGATGCTGTTCGTCCGGGGATTGCTCTTTTTGGGATCCCTCCGAAGGCAAAGGCGTATGAAACCGAATGGGAGCGAATCGGATTTGAATCGTGGCTCGATCTCAAGCCTGTGATGCGAGTCCGCTCTGAGATTGTGGCATTGAGAGAAGTTGAGATGGGGGACTCGGTGAGCTATGGAGCCTTGTGGACAGCAGGTCGCCTTTCTCGAATTGCCACTGTACCGATGGGATATGCGGATGGTCTTTCGCGTCGTTTGTCGAATCGTGGCTATGCTCTTGTACGAGGGAAGAGAGCTCGGATGGTGGGTGCTGTGTCGATGGATATGGTGATGCTTGATGTGACGGAGCATCCAGGCGTTTCTGTAGGGGATGAAGTCGTCATCCTCGGTTCACAGCAAGGTCCTCTGGGCAAAGATCATATTGAACCTGCCGAGATTGCAGATCAATCTGGGACTATTCCATGGGAAGTGCTCACATCGATTTCGAGAAGGGTCCCCCGTTTCTATCGCGAACCTTAA
- the dnaJ gene encoding molecular chaperone DnaJ has product MSSSSEKRCFYEVLGCHRTVSPEGIRRAYKREALKHHPDRNPGVPMAEARFKEVNEAYQVLSNENTRRIYDRFGHQGLEGGGFDVGDVDVFSHMQDLFDELFSGGRSGSSSRRGAALQTEVRLSLREAAFGCKREVNVRIPSRCVSCKGTGAKDGTSMEMCSTCQGAGQVSSSRGFVMFTSTCSRCQGQGAMITETCAVCEGGGVTERSSSVMVSFPAGIDSGQRLRIPGQGGKESDGRTAGDLYIQVEVEEDPTFERDGVDLIVRVPVSYAEATLGAQIQVPVLEQTGESSFSFSLPPGTQPGTLFTIENRGIPQLDRRGRGALVVIIQVEVPLAVSDRVRELLGELDRELKRKEDGISLQDCAVVAQ; this is encoded by the coding sequence ATGTCTAGTTCCTCGGAAAAACGTTGTTTTTATGAAGTACTCGGATGTCATCGGACGGTTTCTCCTGAAGGGATCAGGCGTGCTTATAAGCGAGAAGCATTGAAGCATCATCCCGATCGGAATCCGGGGGTTCCGATGGCTGAAGCTCGTTTTAAAGAAGTGAATGAAGCATACCAAGTACTTTCGAACGAAAATACGCGTAGGATTTATGATCGATTTGGACATCAAGGCCTTGAAGGGGGTGGTTTTGATGTGGGTGATGTCGATGTTTTCTCCCATATGCAAGATTTGTTTGATGAGCTTTTCTCGGGAGGGAGAAGTGGGAGCTCTTCAAGACGGGGGGCTGCTCTCCAAACCGAAGTTCGCCTTTCATTGCGAGAGGCGGCATTTGGATGCAAACGAGAAGTCAATGTCCGCATTCCCAGTCGGTGCGTTTCTTGTAAAGGGACGGGTGCGAAGGATGGCACATCGATGGAAATGTGCAGCACGTGCCAAGGGGCGGGTCAGGTCTCCAGCAGCCGTGGGTTTGTGATGTTTACCAGTACTTGCTCCAGATGTCAGGGTCAAGGGGCGATGATCACAGAGACCTGTGCGGTTTGCGAAGGGGGTGGGGTGACGGAAAGATCATCTAGTGTGATGGTATCTTTCCCTGCTGGGATCGATTCGGGACAGAGATTGCGCATTCCGGGTCAAGGGGGGAAAGAGTCGGATGGAAGGACAGCAGGCGATCTCTATATCCAAGTGGAAGTAGAAGAGGACCCAACGTTTGAACGGGATGGGGTTGATCTGATTGTGCGTGTCCCTGTCTCTTACGCAGAAGCCACCCTAGGGGCTCAGATTCAAGTTCCCGTGCTCGAGCAGACTGGGGAGTCGAGCTTCTCTTTCTCGCTTCCTCCGGGGACGCAACCAGGCACTTTGTTTACCATTGAAAATCGTGGAATCCCTCAGCTAGATAGAAGAGGGCGGGGAGCGTTAGTTGTGATCATTCAAGTAGAAGTTCCTCTGGCGGTGTCTGACCGTGTGCGGGAGTTACTGGGTGAGCTAGATCGAGAGCTCAAAAGAAAAGAGGATGGAATTTCTCTGCAGGATTGTGCGGTGGTCGCACAATAA